In a single window of the Bactrocera dorsalis isolate Fly_Bdor chromosome 2, ASM2337382v1, whole genome shotgun sequence genome:
- the LOC105225991 gene encoding jmjC domain-containing histone demethylation protein 1 — protein sequence MSETGSPGKTQKGGQQQRRQLRERKQRKLYLEEWALGDDDLEGTRGFSVSEKLESSKFAQTGMVREMRGSDLSVAFLQQYGFNIPLLFREKTGLGLRMPDSNEFTINDVRLCVGSRRVLDVMDVNTQKNLQMTMKEWQQYYDNPQKDRLLNVISLEFSHTRLDNYVQCPEIVRQIDWVDVVWPKRLKDSQREGTNVLGEMMYPKVQKYCLMSVKNCYTDFHIDFGGTSVWYHILKGSKVFWLIPPTEKNLQLYEKWVLSGKQADVFFGDTVEKCARVYLTAGNTFFIPTGWIHAVYTPTDTLVFGGNFLHSFGIVKQLKTAQVEDATKVPQKFRYPFFTEMLWYVLARYVYTLLGHSHLEGESSVSEEEMSKRGHVHLTHYELFGLKEIVMYLYDLPPQKKNVPELVRDPVALIKDVRTLVERHCKDKPELAITGESVLKPPGQMHPTFQVYDRTVVKQEIKAEIARKNAEIIREQQQLDAANAANAAESIPLEHDIQNKEDTNSKTNIVAITNEADKGGVIVKEYKNEPIENGAQQTATFISPTDSLKYRPPKKMHLANAVAAAAHQANNTVSVIASCSSYNSASTATTTISTGTTVAVSNQTQNNSHAQPLTHNTNAVNTTENSCLSPNDSKLSPNVTGTGQPRRRRTRCKVCAACQRSDCGECSFCLDMVKFGGPGRAKQTCMMRQCLSPMLPVTAQCFVCHLDGWRQVPVSPQTKQLASLEGPSTLMECSVCYEIAHSDCARSLLDGTEDAADAKGVVNEDLPNSWECPSCCRSGKNNDYKPRHFRARQKSSEVRRTSVGGSNIITAGHDHDSNQLPPPIGQYNDFVFTSESEMESCSANAVHWKHVAKRHHHQIEVKTERHYDTSSPGISPHAASDRIKRRKSDDGLSLCSSMQDSIDAGASMDCHVGVGNGGIVSGNNGTQMLRKKNSIRSQLAQQMLNSSTRVLKKPHYVVRPAGHLSTSGSGLSGNHIGGANLALDPTLLKIMFRYLPQETLVTCSSVCKVWSNVSVDPDLWKTMNCAEHKLSASLLTAIVRRQPEHLILDWTQIAKRQLAWVIARLPALKHLSLQNCPIQAVPALHTCLCPPLQILDLSFVRGLNDAAIRDILSPPKDSRPGLADSKTRLRDLKTLKLAGTDITDVALRYITQALPNLIHLDLSSCQRITDAGVAQIGTSPTAIGKLVELNLSACRLVSEFSLEHLAKCEQLIWLDLRHVPLVPTQAVIKFAAESKHDLCVKDIKLVEKRRPQKATQVTTSSSLGGMGSVSSWND from the exons CGCGAACGTAAGCAACGGAAGCTGTATCTCGAAGAATGGGCACTCGGTGATGATGATTTGGAGGGAACACGAGGGTTCAGCGTCTCAGAAAAATTGGAATCTTCTAAGTTTGCACAAACTGGTATGGTTCGGGAGATGCGTGGCAGTGATTTGAGTGTGGC TTTTCTTCAACAATATGGCTTTAATATTCCATTGTTGTTTCGTGAAAAGACTGGTTTAGGACTGCGGATGCCCGACTCTAACGAATTTACCATAAACGACGTACGTCTGTGCGTTGGTTCCCGTCGTGTTTTGGACGTGATGGATGTGAACACTCAAAAGAACTTACAAATGACAATGAAAGAGTGGCAACAGTATTATGACAATCCACAAAAGGATAGACTCCTTAATGTAATTTCACTAGAATTTTCTCATACGCGTTTAGACAATTATGTACAATGTCCAGAAATTGTTCGTCAAATCGATTGGGTAGACGTTGTATGGCCTAAACGTCTCAAGGACTCACAAAGAGAAGGTACCAATGTGTTAGGGGAAATGATGTACCCAAAAGTACAAAAGTACTGTCTTATGTCAGTGAAAAATTGTTATACGGATTTTCATATTGACTTTGGTGGTACTTCGGTTTGGTATCATATTTTAAAGGGTAGTAAAGTGTTTTGGCTGATACCaccaacagaaaaaaatttacaattatatGAGAAGTGGGTATTATCCGGAAAGCAGGCGGACGTTTTCTTTGGCGATACAGTGGAAAAGTGTGCACGAGTATACTTAACAGCTGGGAACACTTTCTTTATACCCACTGGTTGGATACATGCTGTATACACGCCAACAGACACACTGGTGTTTGGCGGAAACTTCTTACATTCCTTTGGTATAGTTAAGCAACTTAAGACCGCGCAGGTGGAAGATGCTACTAAAGTACCGCAGAAATTCCGATATCCTTTCTTCACCGAAATGCTGTGGTATGTCCTAGCACGATACGTATATACACTACTGGGCCACTCGCATTTGGAGGGTGAATCTTCAGTAAGTGAGGAGGAAATGTCTAAACGAGGACATGTACATCTCACACACTATGAACTTTTTGGTCTAAAAGAGATTGTCATGTATCTGTATGATTTGCCACCCCAAAAGAAAAATGTACCCGAATTGGTACGGGATCCAGTGGCATTGATCAAAGATGTGCGCACGTTGGTAGAGCGACATTGCAAGGACAAGCCTGAGCTGGCCATAACGGGTGAATCTGTATTGAAACCGCCTGGTCAGATGCACCCTACGTTTCAGGTGTACGATCGTACGGTTGTAAAACAGGAAATCAAAGCGGAAATCGCACGTAAAAATGCTGAAATCATACGCGAACAACAGCAGTTAGATGCAGCGAATGCCGCAAATGCCGCAGAAAGTATACCACTCGAGCATGATATACAAAATAAAGAAGATACAAATTCAAAAACGAATATTGTTGCCATAACAAATGAGGCTGATAAAGGTGGTGTCATCGTAAAGGAATATAAAAATGAGCCTATAGAGAATGGTGCCCAACAAACGG CTACATTCATTTCACCCACGGATAGTCTTAAGTATCGCCCTCCGAAGAAGATGCACCTCGCAAATGCTGTTGCTGCAGCAGCACATCAGGCCAACAACACTGTCAGTGTTATCGCATCTTGCTCAAGTTATAATTCAGCTTCAACGGCAACAACGACCATTTCAACTGGAACAACGGTTGCTGTATCCAACCAAACACAAAACAATTCACATGCACAGCCACTTACACATAACACAAATGCCGTTAACACTACTGAAAACTCTTGTCTCTCGCCGAACGATTCAAAGTTGTCCCCAAATGTCACCGGTACTGGTCAACCGCGTCGACGGCGAACGCGCTGTAAAGTCTGCGCTGCTTGCCAGCGTTCCGACTGTGGGGAATGCAGTTTCTGTTTGGATATGGTGAAATTCGGTGGACCTGGACGCGCTAAGCAAACATGTATGATGCGTCAGTGTCTCTCGCCCATGTTACCGGTGACAGCACAGTGCTTCGTGTGTCATTTGGACGGCTGGCGCCAAGTACCCGTGTCCCCGCAAACTAAGCAACTGGCTTCACTCGAGGGACCTTCGACGCTAATGGAGTGTTCGGTCTGTTATGAAATTGCGCATTCTGACTGCGCGAGGTCGTTATTAGACGGCACCGAAGATGCAGCAGACGCTAAAGGAGTAGTAAATGAAGACCTACCAAATAGTTGGGAATGCCCAAGTTGTTGTCGatctggaaaaaataatgacTATAAG cCTCGTCACTTCCGTGCCCGCCAAAAATCTTCGGAGGTACGACGCACATCAGTTGGTGGTTCAAATATCATTACAGCCGGTCACGATCACGACAGCAACCAGTTGCCACCGCCAATTGGGCAATACAATGACTTCGTTTTCACAAGCGAATCGGAAATGGAAAGCTGCTCAGCCAATGCTGTGCACTGGAAGCATGTTGCGAAACGTCATCACCATCAAATTGAAGTAAAGACAGAACGCCATTATGATACCTCTTCGCCGGGTATCTCGCCCCATGCAGCCAGCGATCGCATTAAGAGACGTAAGAGTGACGATGGCTTGAGCTTATGTAGCAGCATGCAAGACAGTATTGATGCGGGTGCTTCCATGGATTGCCATGTGGGCGTTGGAAACGGTGGTATTGTTAGCGGCAATAATGGTACACAAATGTTGCGAAAGAAGAATTCAATACGATCACAGTTGGCTCAACAAATGCTCAACTCTTCAACGCGAGTTCTCAAAAAGCCACATTATGTAGTGCGACCAGCTGGACATTTATCAACAAGTGGTAGCGGCTTGTCGGGAAATCACATTGGAGGCGCAAATCTAGCGCTCGATCCAACATTGTTGAAAATTATGTTTCGCTACCTGCCCCAAGAAACGCTAGTCACTTGCTCTTCGGTCTGTAAGGTGTGGTCCAATGTGTCTGTGGATCCTGATCTCTGGAAGACAATGAACTGTGCAGAGCACAAATTATCTGCTTCACTATTGACAGCTATCGTTCGCCGACAGCCAGAGCACTTAATACTCGACTGGACACAGATAGCCAAAAGACAATTGGCTTGGGTGATTGCACGCCTACCTGCTCTTAAACACTTGTCGCTACAAAATTGTCCCATTCAGGCAGTGCCAGCTCTACACACTTGCCTTTGCCCGCCATTACAAATATTAGATCTCAGCTTTGTGCGTGGTCTCAATGATGCCGCCATACGCGATATACTGTCACCGCCCAAGGATTCGCGACCTGGCCTGGCAGATTCAAAAACGAGGTTACGTGATCTTAAAACTCTCAAACTGGCCGGTACCGATATAACTGATGTGGCATTGCGCTATATAACGCAAGCATTGCCGAATCTGATCCACCTCGATCTTTCATCATGTCAGCGCATAACTGATGCCGGTGTGGCACAAATTGGCACATCGCCGACTGCCATTGGTAAATTGGTCGAATTAAATTTAAGCGCGTGTCGATTGGTCTCCGAATTTTCTTTGGAACACCTAGCTAAATGCGAGCAATTGATTTGGTTGGACTTGCGACACGTGCCGTTGGTGCCAACGCAGGCAGTGATAAAATTTGCAGCCGAATCTAAACACGATCTCTGCGTGAAGGATATAAAATTGGTGGAGAAACGGCGACCACAGAAAGCGACACAGGTGACAACGTCCTCAAGCTTAGGCGGAATGGGTTCAGTGAGCAGTTGGAATgactaa